The proteins below come from a single Agrobacterium vitis genomic window:
- a CDS encoding LysR family transcriptional regulator VtlR → MPLDWDKLRIFHAAAEAGSFTHAADKLHLSQSAISRQVSALEQDVGVKLFHRHARGLILTEQGELLYRTAHDVLLKLETVKMQLTETTEKPSGKLRVTTTVGLGQGWLTDKVQEFLQLYPDMSIQLILDNEELDVNMRHADCAIRLRQPQQSDLIQRKLFTVHMHVYAAPSYINRYGEPQTIEDLDNHRIISFGEPAPNYLLDVNWLEVAGRSSDNRRIPHLQINSQTSIKRACLLGIGVACMPDYIVGRDPGLIQLPINAEVPSFDTYFCYPDEMKNAAKLKVFRDFIVSKARNWNF, encoded by the coding sequence ATACCGCTGGATTGGGACAAACTGCGGATTTTCCATGCCGCAGCCGAAGCCGGGTCCTTTACCCATGCGGCAGATAAGCTGCATCTCTCGCAATCGGCAATCAGCCGACAGGTGAGCGCGCTGGAGCAGGATGTGGGGGTGAAGCTGTTTCACCGCCACGCCCGCGGCCTGATTCTGACCGAACAGGGCGAATTGCTCTATCGCACCGCCCATGACGTGCTGCTGAAGCTGGAAACAGTGAAAATGCAGCTGACTGAGACCACCGAAAAGCCGAGCGGCAAGCTGCGCGTCACCACCACGGTCGGGCTTGGCCAGGGCTGGTTGACCGACAAAGTGCAGGAATTCCTGCAACTTTACCCTGATATGTCGATCCAGCTGATCCTCGACAACGAGGAACTGGACGTCAACATGCGCCACGCCGATTGCGCCATTCGGTTGCGCCAGCCGCAGCAATCGGACCTGATCCAGCGCAAGCTGTTTACCGTGCATATGCATGTCTATGCCGCGCCCTCCTATATCAATCGCTATGGGGAGCCGCAGACCATCGAGGATCTCGATAACCACCGGATCATCAGCTTTGGCGAACCAGCGCCCAATTACCTGCTTGACGTTAACTGGCTGGAAGTGGCCGGGCGCTCCTCCGACAATCGCCGCATTCCCCATCTGCAAATCAACAGCCAAACCTCGATCAAGCGCGCCTGCCTGCTGGGCATAGGGGTCGCCTGCATGCCCGATTACATTGTCGGACGCGATCCGGGACTGATTCAGTTGCCGATCAATGCCGAAGTTCCGTCCTTCGATACCTATTTCTGCT